One Dehalococcoidia bacterium genomic window carries:
- a CDS encoding YihY/virulence factor BrkB family protein: MKRNGKGLLSYGRRLAKEVSDDDLSGLAAELAYRFFLALFPFFVFLAAAGGLAADLAGVQNPADEVMDWLGDTLPEDASSVLRTEMEGVIEERDEALLSAGILGAIWAASSGVGSVIKGMNRVYEVKEARPLWKRYAMSVGLTVFGGLAIIAAFVILVGGQVGGLALAGEIGLRGAAAALFTLARWPVVVGLLLLAVAFLYWLAPNADLPFKWITPGAALFTVGWLLVSFLFGLYVANFASYGATYGTLGGVVVLMVWFYLTAFLLLLGAQVNAVLAREAAPSDVQEGLPRASREHGRATGETGGRAAPERAESEMVTASGPREPAPARIVPALGLLVAALTLWKVARGRVTAAGTRLSQEVSNV, encoded by the coding sequence ATGAAAAGAAACGGCAAGGGCCTCCTGTCCTACGGAAGACGGCTGGCGAAGGAGGTAAGCGATGATGACCTCAGCGGCCTCGCCGCGGAATTGGCGTATCGCTTCTTTCTTGCCCTGTTCCCGTTCTTCGTATTCCTTGCCGCCGCGGGAGGGCTCGCGGCGGACCTTGCCGGGGTGCAGAACCCTGCCGACGAGGTCATGGACTGGCTTGGCGACACCCTGCCAGAAGACGCGAGCAGCGTGCTCCGTACGGAGATGGAGGGCGTCATCGAGGAAAGGGACGAGGCCCTGCTCTCCGCCGGCATTCTGGGCGCCATCTGGGCCGCGTCCAGCGGCGTCGGCAGCGTGATCAAGGGGATGAACCGGGTCTACGAGGTCAAGGAGGCCCGGCCTCTGTGGAAACGCTACGCGATGAGCGTCGGGCTGACCGTGTTCGGCGGCCTCGCCATCATCGCCGCCTTCGTAATCCTGGTCGGCGGCCAGGTCGGCGGCCTGGCCCTCGCGGGCGAGATCGGCCTCCGTGGCGCGGCGGCCGCGCTGTTCACCCTCGCCCGCTGGCCGGTGGTAGTGGGACTGCTTCTCCTGGCCGTGGCCTTCCTTTACTGGCTGGCGCCAAATGCGGACCTGCCTTTCAAGTGGATAACGCCCGGCGCCGCCCTGTTCACCGTTGGGTGGCTATTGGTCAGCTTCCTTTTCGGCCTTTACGTGGCCAATTTCGCCTCCTACGGCGCCACCTACGGCACGCTCGGCGGCGTAGTGGTCCTGATGGTCTGGTTCTACCTCACGGCATTTCTGCTGCTCCTTGGGGCCCAGGTCAATGCCGTGCTTGCGCGCGAAGCCGCGCCCTCGGACGTACAGGAGGGCTTGCCGCGGGCGTCCCGCGAGCACGGGCGCGCCACGGGAGAAACAGGTGGGCGGGCAGCACCGGAACGCGCCGAGTCGGAGATGGTCACGGCATCAGGCCCGCGGGAACCAGCCCCCGCCCGCATCGTCCCGGCGCTCGGCCTGCTCGTGGCGGCTTTGACACTATGGAAGGTTGCCCGCGGCCGGGTTACTGCCGCGGGCACGCGACTCAGCCAGGAGGTAAGTAATGTCTGA